A region from the Wansuia hejianensis genome encodes:
- a CDS encoding acyl carrier protein — MKDPVLELIQKIVYEVSGREGLTYDTDFVQDLGLSSFDIMNIVCAFEDHFDTEIPTRDVWQLHQVQDVIAYMKKKGIRS, encoded by the coding sequence ATGAAAGATCCAGTCTTGGAACTGATACAAAAGATCGTATATGAAGTGTCAGGCAGAGAGGGCCTCACGTATGATACAGATTTTGTGCAGGATTTAGGTTTAAGTTCTTTTGATATCATGAATATTGTATGTGCCTTTGAAGATCATTTCGATACAGAAATTCCCACCCGGGATGTGTGGCAGCTGCATCAGGTGCAGGATGTAATTGCTTACATGAAGAAGAAAGGGATTAGGTCGTGA
- a CDS encoding 4'-phosphopantetheinyl transferase family protein → MAISGIRIYWFEEGDGRRPEERIAAAAADLTGGPAAVSEWEIRREKRGKPYFKRHPELFLSITHSGEYWVCALSDMQVGIDLQMHTLREGETENAAGLRYVNMAKRFFHEKEADYVQEKAPYQRFFRVWAAKESYVKYTGKGIDDGFGSFSVIPGRERSLPEYPSGDGPAAWTAAGAWFTEFPAGGIEKPAYTLCVCGERQEEILEIKP, encoded by the coding sequence ATGGCAATATCAGGAATCAGGATTTACTGGTTTGAAGAAGGCGACGGCCGCAGGCCGGAGGAACGCATAGCAGCAGCGGCAGCAGATCTGACAGGAGGACCTGCTGCCGTTTCTGAATGGGAAATCAGACGTGAAAAGCGGGGAAAGCCATATTTTAAGAGGCATCCAGAGCTTTTCCTGTCAATCACCCACAGCGGGGAATACTGGGTTTGTGCCCTGTCGGACATGCAGGTGGGAATTGACCTGCAGATGCATACCTTGAGGGAAGGTGAGACGGAAAATGCTGCCGGTCTGAGGTATGTAAACATGGCGAAGCGCTTTTTCCATGAAAAAGAAGCGGATTATGTGCAGGAAAAGGCTCCATATCAGAGATTTTTCCGGGTATGGGCGGCGAAGGAAAGCTATGTGAAATATACGGGGAAAGGTATCGATGACGGGTTTGGGTCATTTTCAGTAATACCCGGGCGTGAAAGGAGCCTCCCGGAATATCCCTCAGGCGATGGACCTGCCGCCTGGACGGCGGCAGGAGCCTGGTTTACAGAATTTCCGGCGGGAGGAATAGAAAAGCCGGCGTATACTCTTTGTGTGTGCGGGGAACGGCAGGAGGAAATATTGGAGATAAAACCATAA
- a CDS encoding SGNH/GDSL hydrolase family protein gives MDDIRILCYGDSNTWGAMPYTLRRYPGKVRWTGILREELGTGWEVIEEGYNSRTTVFDDLAEGRLSGLTYFGPCCVSQSPLDLLILMLGTNDLKVRFGMEAITSAQALQRYLDQLPVLPMDGGRPEVLLMAPPRISPAYKRLPEYVANLGTDADRRSEGFGEAVKALAVKNGTHFLNAADYAWPSDTDGVHLTEEGHRKLGIAVADAVRKIFKREKDTGGEE, from the coding sequence ATGGACGATATCAGGATTTTATGCTATGGGGATTCTAACACCTGGGGCGCTATGCCATATACACTCAGACGGTATCCCGGGAAAGTCCGGTGGACAGGTATTCTCCGGGAAGAGCTGGGAACGGGCTGGGAGGTCATCGAGGAAGGCTACAACAGCAGAACGACGGTTTTTGACGATCTGGCTGAAGGGCGGCTCAGCGGCCTCACATATTTCGGCCCCTGCTGTGTGTCCCAGTCGCCGCTGGACCTGCTGATCCTCATGCTGGGAACCAACGATCTGAAGGTGAGGTTCGGCATGGAGGCGATTACATCGGCTCAGGCGCTGCAGAGATATTTGGATCAGCTGCCGGTGCTGCCCATGGACGGAGGCAGGCCGGAAGTGCTTCTGATGGCTCCGCCCAGGATTTCACCGGCGTATAAACGGCTTCCTGAATATGTGGCGAATCTGGGAACGGATGCGGACAGGCGTTCAGAGGGGTTTGGAGAAGCGGTAAAGGCCCTGGCGGTAAAAAATGGGACGCATTTCCTGAACGCGGCCGATTATGCCTGGCCTTCAGATACAGACGGCGTGCATCTCACAGAAGAAGGCCACAGAAAACTGGGAATTGCGGTGGCAGATGCTGTAAGAAAAATTTTTAAACGGGAGAAGGATACAGGAGGAGAAGAATAA
- a CDS encoding uroporphyrinogen decarboxylase family protein, which yields MTSRERVRKVLNHEEADRMPIDFGAMRSTGMTAVAYNNLKKYLGLSTETTKIYDIWQQLAEPEMNLIERFHGDVVQLHRLAPSFNIPIDEWKMGADVEGTPSLVAKNFNPVTNERGDKLLLNPDGTVIAHLPAGGYYYDQVNHPLSDAETTKDIDDRIDFSVMTQEEAEWLHKEAKRLYETTDKAILAEFVGSAFYESGQYDFGYDVYYENLVIEKELVHHYNARRLEMLKASARTYLDAVGDYIDVFHMGDDLGTQQAPQISMDMYREMIKPYHKELFQYIHKLRPNVKIFYHCCGSIYPFIPDLIDAGIDILNPVQLTAKNMDARQLKEEFGDQLTFWGGGCNMTTTGTNGTLEEIEAEVKELSGIFKKGGGYVFNQVHNIQNDVTPERAIAIYDAAYKYSSYDK from the coding sequence ATGACATCACGAGAAAGAGTTAGAAAAGTATTAAATCATGAAGAAGCAGACAGAATGCCCATTGATTTCGGAGCCATGCGCTCCACTGGGATGACAGCGGTCGCTTACAACAACTTGAAAAAATATCTGGGCCTGAGCACAGAGACCACGAAGATCTATGATATCTGGCAGCAGCTGGCGGAGCCGGAGATGAATCTGATCGAACGTTTCCACGGGGATGTAGTGCAGCTTCACCGTCTGGCGCCTTCCTTCAATATTCCGATTGACGAATGGAAGATGGGAGCGGATGTGGAAGGGACGCCGTCGCTGGTAGCGAAGAATTTCAATCCTGTCACCAATGAAAGGGGCGATAAGCTTCTGCTGAATCCGGATGGGACGGTCATCGCGCACCTTCCGGCCGGAGGTTATTATTATGACCAGGTAAACCATCCGCTGAGTGACGCGGAAACCACAAAGGATATCGATGACAGAATAGATTTTTCTGTGATGACACAGGAAGAGGCGGAATGGCTTCACAAGGAAGCCAAAAGGCTCTATGAGACTACGGATAAGGCCATCCTTGCAGAGTTTGTCGGTTCTGCTTTTTATGAGTCAGGTCAGTATGATTTTGGATATGACGTCTATTATGAGAACCTGGTGATTGAAAAAGAGCTGGTTCATCACTACAATGCCAGAAGGCTGGAAATGCTGAAGGCCAGCGCCAGGACGTATCTGGATGCGGTGGGCGACTATATTGATGTATTCCACATGGGCGACGATCTGGGAACCCAGCAGGCGCCGCAGATCTCCATGGATATGTACCGTGAGATGATCAAACCGTATCACAAGGAGCTGTTCCAGTACATACATAAGCTGAGACCCAATGTGAAGATTTTCTATCATTGCTGCGGCTCCATCTATCCGTTCATTCCGGATCTGATTGACGCAGGAATCGACATTCTGAATCCTGTGCAGCTGACGGCCAAAAATATGGACGCCAGACAGCTGAAGGAGGAATTCGGAGACCAGCTGACCTTCTGGGGCGGCGGCTGCAACATGACTACCACAGGGACCAACGGAACTCTGGAAGAAATAGAGGCAGAAGTCAAAGAGCTGTCAGGCATCTTCAAAAAGGGCGGCGGCTATGTGTTTAACCAGGTTCACAACATCCAGAATGACGTAACTCCGGAGCGGGCGATCGCCATTTATGACGCGGCATATAAATATTCATCATACGACAAATAA
- a CDS encoding sensor histidine kinase, whose protein sequence is METKKKLDLDILMWCCGAGIAAGFLLNPLLLALGRRFLVIWNCCFAAAFVIWLLYFGRQYRLHKKILYELLGEITREDYLDSMEESRCSAIVSEVSASLKEKIHKKYGDLLATKQLEYSILQSQINPHFLYNTLEAIRSQAMIDRYDELADMVETLSRYYRYCVSNKKNFVLLEEELENIQNYFKIQQFRFDNRFLLTLSVMDDSVYKAVIPKMTLQPLVENAVFHGLEQKKEGGLVNIKIYRSDMDIHIFVSDNGCGMPFERVVEINHSMIHNRDLSQNSSKSTGIAMVNVNSRIKLQYGEEYGVRIYSTLGKGTDVEVSMPFHIIRESKELL, encoded by the coding sequence ATGGAAACAAAGAAAAAACTGGATCTGGATATTTTAATGTGGTGCTGTGGAGCGGGTATTGCGGCAGGATTTCTGCTGAACCCTCTGCTGCTGGCGCTGGGGCGCCGTTTTCTGGTGATCTGGAACTGCTGTTTTGCGGCCGCCTTTGTCATCTGGCTATTATATTTTGGAAGACAGTATCGCCTGCACAAAAAGATCCTCTATGAACTGCTGGGAGAAATCACCCGGGAGGATTATCTGGACAGCATGGAGGAAAGCCGCTGTTCTGCCATTGTCAGTGAAGTGTCGGCCTCTCTGAAAGAGAAGATCCACAAGAAATACGGTGATCTGCTGGCGACAAAACAACTGGAATACAGCATCCTTCAGAGCCAGATCAATCCGCATTTTCTATACAATACGCTGGAAGCCATCAGAAGCCAGGCGATGATCGACAGGTATGACGAGCTGGCGGATATGGTGGAGACGCTGTCCCGCTATTACCGGTATTGTGTCAGCAACAAGAAGAACTTTGTTCTGCTGGAAGAAGAGCTGGAAAACATACAGAATTATTTTAAAATCCAGCAGTTCCGTTTTGATAACCGTTTTCTTTTGACTCTGTCCGTGATGGATGACTCGGTGTATAAGGCAGTGATCCCCAAGATGACGCTCCAGCCGTTAGTGGAGAATGCAGTATTCCATGGATTGGAGCAGAAGAAAGAGGGCGGCCTCGTAAATATTAAGATTTACAGGAGCGATATGGACATTCATATTTTTGTGTCGGACAACGGATGCGGAATGCCCTTTGAACGGGTGGTGGAAATTAACCACAGCATGATCCATAACCGGGACCTGAGCCAGAACAGCTCCAAAAGCACAGGCATTGCCATGGTAAATGTCAACAGCAGGATCAAGCTGCAGTATGGCGAGGAATACGGAGTAAGAATATACAGCACATTGGGTAAGGGTACCGATGTGGAGGTTTCTATGCCCTTTCACATTATAAGGGAGTCCAAGGAGCTGCTATGA
- a CDS encoding helix-turn-helix domain-containing protein has product MYKAIIADDENKICQLIQVMGNWEELGIEIVDVCHSGDDAWDSIQEKEPDIILTDIRMPVYDGLQIINKVNEKYGMSRNICFIIISGYAEFEYARQAIQYNIVNYLLKPLDKNQLNDALQKACNSLNMKQQQVENEIKLQENRRFLQAGCVTALQEMGIHDVSSVDDLNRQFCTSFETGVYQGMFLNFPFSISESENLFLKTFMEKVKTHFGFCHEVVLKSEGTGIYLVLNYRQEDQAILPQVIQGFYKSICEIAKTYGEFQIYLGIGRPVGEIGEMRRSLKEAETAELSRLIYEGKMLISYGSLPGETIGLYQLIPMKKFKDLEPVLEKLNSFEVKKWFSDITSLVEKNRGALKNAEVLMDLKKVVAGIVREVLSELEDSLVEKSLQDLNVSLKQASNLSNYLWILKTKVVLLVDQITEIVSQRESHPISAAKQYIQQNFSQPVTLTEVAERLNFSSVYFGNMFKKHTGKSFNAYLTDVRMENAKKLLKKSENTIAEIANMVGYQDVKYFSKTFKSIYGVKPTEYKKMLASLHAHNLNI; this is encoded by the coding sequence ATGTATAAAGCGATCATTGCAGACGACGAAAATAAAATCTGCCAGTTGATTCAGGTCATGGGGAACTGGGAGGAGCTGGGGATTGAAATTGTGGATGTCTGTCACAGCGGAGATGATGCATGGGACAGCATCCAGGAGAAGGAGCCGGATATTATTCTTACAGATATACGGATGCCTGTCTATGACGGGCTGCAGATCATCAACAAGGTGAACGAAAAATATGGGATGAGCCGCAATATCTGTTTTATAATTATCAGCGGATATGCTGAATTTGAATATGCCCGCCAGGCAATACAGTATAATATTGTGAATTATCTTCTGAAGCCATTGGACAAAAACCAGTTAAATGATGCGCTCCAGAAAGCCTGCAACAGTCTGAATATGAAGCAGCAGCAGGTGGAAAATGAGATCAAGCTTCAGGAGAACAGGAGGTTCTTACAGGCGGGCTGTGTGACGGCCCTTCAGGAAATGGGGATTCATGATGTGAGCTCTGTGGATGACTTAAACAGGCAGTTTTGTACGTCCTTTGAGACGGGCGTCTATCAGGGGATGTTTCTTAATTTCCCTTTTTCAATCTCAGAGAGTGAAAATCTGTTCCTAAAGACATTTATGGAGAAAGTGAAGACCCATTTCGGATTTTGCCATGAAGTAGTGCTGAAGTCAGAAGGGACGGGGATCTATCTGGTATTGAATTACCGTCAGGAAGACCAGGCGATTCTGCCGCAGGTGATCCAGGGTTTTTATAAAAGCATCTGTGAGATTGCCAAGACTTATGGGGAATTTCAGATTTATCTGGGCATTGGGCGGCCTGTGGGAGAGATTGGCGAGATGCGCCGGTCGCTGAAGGAAGCGGAGACAGCAGAACTCTCCCGGCTGATCTATGAAGGGAAGATGCTTATTTCCTATGGATCCCTGCCGGGAGAGACCATCGGCCTGTACCAGCTGATACCGATGAAGAAGTTCAAAGACCTGGAACCTGTCCTGGAAAAACTGAATTCATTTGAGGTGAAGAAATGGTTCAGCGATATAACCTCCTTAGTGGAGAAAAACAGAGGTGCTCTGAAAAATGCAGAGGTACTGATGGATCTGAAGAAGGTGGTCGCTGGGATCGTCCGGGAAGTGCTGTCTGAGCTGGAGGACAGCCTCGTGGAAAAGAGCCTGCAGGATCTGAACGTTTCTTTAAAGCAGGCGTCTAATCTGTCTAATTACCTATGGATTCTGAAGACAAAAGTCGTCCTCCTGGTGGATCAGATTACGGAAATAGTGTCTCAGAGAGAGAGCCATCCGATCTCTGCCGCCAAACAGTACATACAGCAGAACTTCAGCCAGCCGGTCACTCTGACGGAGGTGGCGGAACGGCTGAATTTCAGCAGCGTGTATTTCGGCAACATGTTTAAGAAACATACGGGCAAGAGCTTCAATGCTTATCTGACAGACGTGCGGATGGAAAACGCGAAGAAGCTGCTGAAAAAGTCTGAGAATACGATTGCGGAAATAGCCAATATGGTAGGCTACCAGGATGTGAAGTATTTCAGCAAAACCTTCAAATCGATCTACGGCGTGAAGCCCACAGAATACAAAAAGATGCTGGCGTCTCTCCACGCACATAATCTGAACATATAA
- a CDS encoding sugar ABC transporter substrate-binding protein, giving the protein MKKNISKWVALTLAGAMACGLMGCGSGDNAASTAKSTSEKSASATSTPAAGSSSSSAASASSASASSGTSGELIKVGVTFGDLANPVWADCANHMMEVDESYGFDVTAVGCDSSDEQIDQVENFITSGCKAIVVGAKDTDSMGDYMKQVIDEGIVVFALGYEISNYTADMMVRNYDVGYSVASMAAEWINEKFPDGCEVLINDAPEYDVLVDRVSGMEAALKDLAPKAKIVSYISGTTTAEILPQAENAMTANPNIKVCVTIGDGGALACKEAANGMGLNTDDFAIFGVDCTEQVAKAIYQGDAIRGAMSLGGGKLHGETILDVLQKIFADEDYPKNTPYPETQVTKENVAEVAEQMGFSIE; this is encoded by the coding sequence ATGAAGAAAAACATTTCAAAATGGGTAGCATTAACGTTAGCAGGCGCTATGGCCTGCGGCCTCATGGGATGCGGTTCGGGGGATAATGCCGCGTCAACGGCGAAATCAACATCAGAAAAATCAGCATCAGCGACCTCGACACCAGCAGCGGGTTCCAGTTCATCATCAGCAGCATCAGCATCCAGCGCTTCGGCGTCTTCCGGAACGTCCGGAGAACTGATCAAAGTGGGCGTTACATTTGGAGACCTGGCGAACCCGGTGTGGGCAGACTGTGCAAACCACATGATGGAAGTGGACGAGTCCTATGGATTTGATGTGACGGCAGTAGGCTGTGACAGCTCCGATGAGCAGATTGACCAGGTGGAAAACTTTATCACCTCTGGATGTAAAGCAATTGTTGTCGGTGCGAAGGATACAGATTCCATGGGCGATTACATGAAGCAGGTGATTGATGAAGGAATCGTCGTATTCGCGCTGGGCTATGAAATTTCCAACTATACGGCGGACATGATGGTCCGGAACTATGACGTAGGCTACAGCGTGGCGTCTATGGCTGCGGAGTGGATCAACGAGAAGTTCCCGGATGGCTGCGAAGTGCTGATTAACGATGCTCCGGAATATGATGTTCTGGTTGACCGTGTAAGCGGTATGGAAGCGGCCCTGAAGGATCTGGCACCGAAAGCAAAGATTGTCTCCTATATCTCTGGTACCACTACAGCAGAAATACTGCCCCAGGCTGAAAATGCCATGACAGCGAATCCGAACATCAAGGTCTGTGTCACCATCGGCGACGGCGGAGCGCTGGCATGTAAAGAAGCGGCAAACGGCATGGGCCTGAATACAGATGATTTTGCGATTTTCGGCGTTGACTGTACAGAGCAGGTAGCTAAGGCGATCTATCAGGGCGATGCGATCCGCGGAGCTATGAGCCTTGGAGGTGGAAAGCTTCATGGGGAGACCATCCTGGATGTGCTTCAGAAAATCTTCGCGGACGAAGATTATCCGAAGAATACCCCGTATCCGGAAACTCAGGTTACAAAGGAAAACGTGGCAGAAGTGGCTGAGCAAATGGGCTTTAGCATTGAGTAA
- a CDS encoding sugar ABC transporter ATP-binding protein yields the protein MDANNVLELKDISKKYPGVQALNHINIEFRKGEVHALVGENGAGKSTLIKICTGAITPTTGTIHINGQTFTSMNPALSKENGIAAVYQEFNLVKEVSIAENIFIGEKMKGRRLFDKKTVVAEADKIFKQFAPDISTSTLVKELSVGYQQMVEISKALSKNVQLLIMDEPSAPLTNNEVDSMFEVVERLKAQGVTIIYISHRLEEIFRIADRVTVLRDGEYITTKDVKETDKDELIRYMVGRELTEAFPVYEGKPSDEVILEVDHLTGNGVKDVSFQVRRGEILGLGGLIGAGRTELAQMIFGMVRPQSGTIKVKGKQVHFQSPKEAILSKIAMVPEDRKKQGLVLPMSIKENISMACYKNLSRFTVINRRKQAAIVKEYQDAMKIKMANSEMQVQSLSGGNQQKVVLAKWMATQPDIIIFDEPTRGIDVGAKYEIYLLMHELLRQGKALIMISSEMEELISMSDRIVVLSEGQQTGELQRSEFSQELILQYSSKVVADGGKGK from the coding sequence ATGGATGCGAATAACGTATTGGAGCTGAAAGATATATCGAAGAAATATCCTGGTGTCCAGGCGCTGAACCATATCAACATAGAATTCCGGAAGGGTGAAGTCCATGCACTCGTTGGAGAGAACGGCGCGGGAAAATCTACGCTGATCAAGATCTGCACGGGAGCGATCACGCCGACGACAGGAACTATACATATAAACGGACAGACATTTACCAGCATGAATCCTGCTCTTTCCAAGGAAAATGGGATTGCGGCAGTTTATCAGGAATTTAACCTGGTGAAAGAGGTTTCCATAGCGGAAAATATTTTCATCGGGGAGAAGATGAAGGGGCGCAGGCTGTTTGATAAAAAGACAGTAGTTGCAGAGGCCGATAAGATTTTTAAACAGTTTGCCCCGGATATATCCACCAGCACGCTGGTGAAGGAACTGAGCGTGGGCTATCAGCAAATGGTGGAAATATCAAAGGCGCTTTCCAAGAATGTCCAGCTGCTGATCATGGATGAGCCTTCGGCGCCGCTGACAAATAACGAAGTAGACAGCATGTTCGAGGTGGTAGAACGCCTGAAAGCGCAGGGAGTGACCATTATCTATATTTCCCACCGGCTGGAAGAAATATTCCGTATCGCGGACCGGGTGACGGTGCTGCGGGACGGTGAATATATCACGACAAAGGATGTAAAAGAAACAGACAAGGATGAGCTGATCCGATACATGGTCGGACGGGAGCTGACAGAAGCTTTTCCGGTCTATGAGGGCAAGCCCTCGGACGAGGTGATTCTGGAGGTGGACCATTTAACCGGAAACGGGGTGAAAGACGTTTCCTTTCAGGTCAGACGGGGAGAAATCCTGGGACTCGGAGGGCTGATCGGCGCCGGGCGGACAGAGCTGGCGCAGATGATTTTCGGTATGGTAAGACCTCAGTCAGGAACCATAAAAGTGAAGGGCAAACAGGTGCATTTTCAGTCGCCTAAGGAAGCTATCCTCAGCAAGATAGCGATGGTTCCGGAAGATCGAAAAAAACAGGGGCTTGTCTTACCCATGAGCATCAAAGAAAATATATCGATGGCCTGTTATAAAAACCTGTCGAGATTTACGGTAATTAACCGCAGGAAACAGGCTGCAATCGTGAAGGAGTACCAGGACGCCATGAAAATCAAGATGGCGAATTCCGAAATGCAGGTGCAAAGCCTTTCCGGCGGTAACCAGCAGAAGGTGGTTCTGGCAAAATGGATGGCAACGCAGCCTGATATCATAATATTTGATGAACCGACGCGAGGGATCGATGTCGGGGCTAAGTATGAAATATACCTTTTGATGCATGAACTTCTCCGCCAGGGAAAGGCGCTGATCATGATCTCTTCAGAGATGGAGGAGCTGATCAGCATGTCCGACCGGATCGTGGTGCTCAGTGAGGGGCAGCAGACGGGCGAGCTTCAGCGGAGTGAATTCAGCCAGGAATTAATACTTCAGTATTCCTCAAAGGTAGTTGCGGACGGAGGAAAGGGCAAATGA
- a CDS encoding ATP-binding cassette domain-containing protein, which produces MREILKLSHIYTDAPSNFKLRDFNLTVGSGEVIYLVANTDVEKYLIKDIITGMNADYRGGIYYRNRKQTRWNSQEAYVNGIFYVDERHQLVPKFTIMENICVMKKTAPAEVIILLGQELRRTREILELIGLQRNPEECIEHFSHFEKQLVCIAKMIYKGAQILMIDGLENKYSMREILHMRSLVSVLSGMDLALIFLQRQPAEMLSICSKCVLMRRGSDVKVLFQPEITRERISEYRLSNTSSEAKPENPVQEKVRRISRKFSVKNQHGTEKRYRIIGYYDLGVDSKVHFREYLQHLNESQVQVSIDGELLRDIVDRDGESLIVGINSVEELMYNLNLGENLAFTFRYMEKRRRYLMRHKLCTYLRMEFLKKFDIDPKVRKLEELSYFERKLLSIYRWLQVGDTRSIILEEPYLNLQGDEIEQMQQYLTTICQEHAPVGIFSKNALELMKTCDVILLSYNQRFIKYYEKEDFDKIIPETTRMIDELA; this is translated from the coding sequence ATGAGAGAAATATTAAAGCTTTCCCATATCTATACGGATGCCCCCAGCAATTTTAAACTGAGGGATTTCAATCTTACAGTCGGCAGCGGCGAAGTCATTTACCTGGTGGCAAATACAGATGTGGAGAAGTATCTGATTAAGGATATTATCACAGGCATGAATGCGGATTACAGGGGAGGGATCTACTACCGCAACAGGAAGCAGACCCGCTGGAACAGCCAGGAGGCTTATGTTAACGGAATTTTCTATGTGGATGAGCGTCATCAGCTGGTCCCCAAATTTACGATCATGGAAAATATCTGTGTCATGAAGAAGACGGCCCCTGCCGAAGTCATCATCCTCCTGGGCCAGGAGCTTCGCAGAACCAGAGAGATACTGGAGCTGATTGGGCTGCAGAGGAATCCGGAGGAGTGCATCGAGCATTTTTCACATTTTGAAAAACAGCTGGTCTGCATCGCTAAGATGATATACAAGGGTGCTCAGATATTGATGATAGACGGTCTGGAGAATAAATACAGCATGAGGGAAATCCTGCACATGAGGAGTTTGGTCAGCGTGCTCTCGGGTATGGATCTGGCGCTGATTTTCTTGCAGAGGCAGCCAGCAGAGATGTTGTCCATCTGTTCAAAATGTGTTCTGATGCGGAGGGGAAGTGATGTGAAGGTTTTGTTCCAGCCAGAAATTACCAGGGAACGCATTTCAGAATACCGTCTCTCCAATACTTCGTCTGAGGCAAAGCCAGAGAATCCCGTACAGGAAAAAGTCAGGCGCATCTCCCGGAAATTTTCTGTAAAAAACCAGCATGGTACGGAGAAACGGTACCGGATCATCGGTTATTACGACCTGGGCGTGGATTCAAAAGTACATTTCCGCGAATATCTGCAGCATCTCAATGAAAGCCAGGTACAGGTTTCCATTGACGGTGAGCTTTTGCGGGATATTGTGGACCGGGACGGAGAATCGCTGATTGTCGGAATCAACAGCGTGGAAGAGCTGATGTATAACCTGAACCTGGGTGAGAACCTGGCCTTCACCTTCCGCTACATGGAAAAGCGCCGCCGTTATCTGATGCGGCATAAGCTGTGTACCTATCTGAGAATGGAATTCCTGAAAAAATTCGATATAGATCCAAAGGTGAGAAAGCTGGAGGAGCTCAGTTATTTTGAACGGAAGCTGTTGTCCATCTACCGTTGGCTGCAGGTTGGTGACACCCGGAGTATCATCCTGGAAGAACCATATTTGAACCTCCAGGGTGATGAAATAGAGCAGATGCAGCAATATCTGACAACGATCTGTCAGGAACACGCACCGGTAGGGATCTTTTCCAAAAATGCGCTGGAACTGATGAAGACCTGCGATGTGATACTGTTGTCCTATAATCAGAGGTTTATCAAATACTACGAGAAGGAAGATTTCGATAAAATTATACCGGAGACGACGCGAATGATTGATGAGCTGGCGTAG
- a CDS encoding ABC transporter permease, whose protein sequence is MKTNVKSKLDLIRKYGIILVMVALMVLFSVLSDVFLTYNNLINICRQVSMIGIASVGGMFVMLLGGIDLSQGALVSFVNIVCAYLMAKAGMNFVLAILINVAAGALAGYINGLLVTLANIPALIATLATQNILFGLAYIICGGQSIAGFPDAFRVLGQGYIGPVPIPVILMVLFFAIGGFILNRTYFGRSLYAIGGNEEAAKLSGINVNRVKRLVYMISGLFAGISAVVTLSRVNSGQANTGDGFEFDVITAIVLGGVSVNGGSGRLYNAVIGVLIIGILNNGLVLINMSQYVQMIVKGVILAIAVGFDCVQKKEKH, encoded by the coding sequence ATGAAAACAAACGTAAAAAGTAAACTGGATCTAATCAGAAAGTATGGAATCATACTGGTCATGGTGGCGCTGATGGTGCTGTTCTCAGTGCTGAGCGACGTGTTCCTGACCTATAACAACCTGATCAACATCTGCCGGCAGGTTTCCATGATCGGCATCGCATCGGTGGGCGGCATGTTCGTCATGCTCCTGGGCGGCATCGACCTCTCCCAGGGCGCCCTGGTGTCCTTTGTGAACATTGTCTGCGCGTATCTGATGGCAAAGGCTGGAATGAACTTCGTCCTGGCCATCCTGATTAACGTGGCGGCCGGGGCGCTGGCCGGTTATATCAACGGTCTTCTGGTGACGCTGGCCAATATACCGGCGCTGATCGCCACGCTGGCGACTCAGAATATTCTGTTCGGCCTGGCCTACATCATCTGCGGCGGACAGTCAATCGCGGGATTTCCCGACGCATTCAGGGTTCTGGGACAGGGATATATCGGCCCGGTGCCGATTCCGGTCATCCTGATGGTGCTGTTCTTTGCCATCGGAGGTTTTATATTGAACCGGACCTATTTTGGAAGGTCTCTGTACGCCATCGGAGGAAACGAGGAAGCGGCCAAGCTGTCGGGCATCAACGTTAACCGGGTGAAGCGGCTGGTCTATATGATCTCAGGCCTGTTTGCGGGTATATCCGCCGTTGTGACCCTGTCCAGAGTAAATTCCGGGCAGGCCAATACGGGAGACGGTTTTGAGTTTGACGTGATCACGGCCATCGTGCTGGGCGGTGTCAGCGTGAACGGAGGCTCAGGCAGGCTGTACAATGCTGTAATCGGCGTGCTGATCATCGGCATCCTGAACAACGGGCTGGTGCTGATCAATATGAGCCAGTATGTCCAGATGATTGTAAAAGGCGTAATCCTCGCCATAGCGGTAGGGTTCGACTGTGTGCAGAAAAAGGAAAAGCACTGA